GAGGGGCCTTCGAGTGCGACGAGAAGGTTGGTCGCAAGGCAAAGGCCGAGGCCGGCAAGGCCGAAGACGGGATGATCGGCAACGGCCGAGCCGAGCGCCTGCACCGCGAAGGCGAGGGCGGCGGCGAGCCATGCCCTGTGCCAGAGCAGCCAGATCACCGGCAGGAAGAGCGCGAGCCAGGAGAAGCGGTCGCGGATGACGCGGGCCTTTTCATCGCCCTTTCGGGCACCCGGCGGTATCAGAACGAGGAACGTGGCCATGGGAGGCCTCCAACTGTGCCTTTGCTCAGGCCAGCGAACCCTTCGTCGAGGGAACGCGGCCCGCCTGGCGGGGATCGATCTCGGTCGCGGTGCGCAGCACGCGCGCGACGGCCTTGAAGCACGTCTCGGAGATATGATGGTTGTTCGCGCCGTAGATGTTCTGGATATGCAGCGTGATGCCGGCGTGCTGGGCAAGCGCGTTGAAGAATTCGCGCACCAGCTCGGTGTCGAAGGTGCCGATCTTCGGGGCGGAGAAATTCACGTTCCACACGAGGAAGGGACGGCCGGAGACGTCCACGGCGGCGCGCGTCATCGTCTCGTCCATGGCAAGGTCGAGCGAGGCGTAGCGCGTGATGCCGCGCCGGTCGCCGAGCGCCTTCGCGATGGCCTGGCCGATGGCGATGCCCGTGTCCTCGACCGTGTGATGGTCGTCGACATGCAGGTCCCCTTCGGTCTTGATCTCCATGTCGATGAGCGAATGGCGCGACAGCTGGTCGAGCATATGATCGAAGAAGCCCACGCCCGTCGAAATGGTCGACGTGCCGGTGCCGTCGATATCGACGGTGACCGAAACGGAGGTCTCGTTCGTCTTGCGCGAAACGCTGGCTGTGCGGCTCATGGGTTTCTCCGGTGATTTTACCG
The Shinella zoogloeoides DNA segment above includes these coding regions:
- the hisB gene encoding imidazoleglycerol-phosphate dehydratase HisB encodes the protein MSRTASVSRKTNETSVSVTVDIDGTGTSTISTGVGFFDHMLDQLSRHSLIDMEIKTEGDLHVDDHHTVEDTGIAIGQAIAKALGDRRGITRYASLDLAMDETMTRAAVDVSGRPFLVWNVNFSAPKIGTFDTELVREFFNALAQHAGITLHIQNIYGANNHHISETCFKAVARVLRTATEIDPRQAGRVPSTKGSLA
- a CDS encoding DUF2628 domain-containing protein, which translates into the protein MATFLVLIPPGARKGDEKARVIRDRFSWLALFLPVIWLLWHRAWLAAALAFAVQALGSAVADHPVFGLAGLGLCLATNLLVALEGPSMVVAGLERRGWTVDTAISADDRETAEAIYYMETPAGEAETRDSVSLPASGTSARRHAPMLGLVGFKEGR